The following proteins are encoded in a genomic region of Acidobacteriota bacterium:
- a CDS encoding Re/Si-specific NAD(P)(+) transhydrogenase subunit alpha, with the protein MQITVLKETQPGETRVALVPESVKKLIALKAQVAVESGAGIEAGASDADYEAAGATISKERGALLAATDVLTAINRPPDADAAQLKHGAVLIGFLRPLDEPLALRPLLASGVSAFAVELIPRTTRAQAMDALSSMATIVGYKAVLMAADHLPRMYPMLTTAAGTVPPARVLVLGAGVAGLQAIATARRLGAVVEGFDVRAAAGEAVRSLGAKFLEVDMGGEQAEAAGGYAKEVTEEVMERSRELIAKTARTTDCIITSAAIPGRRAPLLITEAAVSAMKHGSVIVDLSASTGGNCALTKPGETVEINGVTIMAPLNLASTIPVHASQLYSRNLTTFLSEMIKDGALNVDMSNDVVGPACAVHAGEAKHPRIQEGIQAALQE; encoded by the coding sequence ATGCAGATTACTGTACTGAAGGAGACCCAGCCGGGCGAAACCCGCGTAGCGCTGGTGCCGGAGTCGGTCAAAAAGTTGATTGCCTTAAAAGCCCAGGTCGCCGTCGAAAGCGGCGCGGGCATCGAGGCGGGCGCGAGCGACGCGGATTACGAAGCCGCTGGGGCCACGATTTCAAAAGAGCGCGGTGCATTGCTGGCCGCCACAGATGTGCTGACGGCAATCAACCGCCCGCCCGATGCTGATGCCGCGCAACTCAAACACGGCGCGGTCCTGATTGGCTTCTTACGTCCGTTGGATGAACCGCTGGCGCTCAGGCCGCTGCTGGCAAGTGGCGTCTCGGCGTTCGCGGTCGAATTGATCCCGCGCACGACGCGCGCCCAGGCAATGGACGCACTTTCATCAATGGCGACTATCGTCGGCTATAAAGCCGTGCTGATGGCCGCCGATCACTTGCCGCGCATGTATCCGATGCTGACGACCGCCGCTGGCACGGTGCCGCCCGCCAGGGTTCTGGTGCTGGGCGCGGGCGTCGCCGGCTTGCAGGCCATCGCCACGGCGCGGCGTTTGGGCGCGGTGGTCGAAGGCTTCGACGTGCGGGCTGCCGCCGGTGAAGCCGTGCGCTCGCTCGGCGCGAAGTTTCTCGAAGTGGACATGGGCGGCGAGCAAGCCGAAGCTGCCGGCGGTTATGCCAAAGAAGTCACCGAAGAAGTGATGGAACGCAGCCGCGAATTGATCGCCAAGACGGCGCGTACAACCGATTGCATCATTACTTCGGCGGCCATCCCCGGACGGCGCGCGCCGCTCTTGATTACCGAAGCCGCAGTCAGCGCGATGAAACACGGCTCCGTGATTGTGGATTTGTCGGCCTCGACCGGCGGCAACTGCGCGCTGACCAAACCGGGTGAAACCGTTGAGATCAACGGCGTCACGATTATGGCCCCGCTCAACTTGGCCTCGACCATCCCTGTGCACGCCAGCCAGCTTTACTCGCGCAACCTGACGACCTTCCTGAGCGAGATGATCAAAGACGGCGCGCTCAACGTGGACATGAGCAATGACGTAGTCGGCCCGGCTTGCGCAGTGCACGCGGGCGAGGCCAAACATCCTCGTATCCAAGAGGGTATTCAAGCGGCCTTGCAAGAGTAG
- a CDS encoding NAD(P) transhydrogenase subunit alpha, whose translation MASFYFLAASGATAEESSTLSPTVLIASLYVFALAAFLGYQVISRVPPLLHTPLMSATNAISAISVVGSIVTAGAKYNTVSTTLGFIAVVSATTNVVGGFMITDRMLKLFKDKIGGDSGKEAKH comes from the coding sequence ATGGCTTCGTTCTACTTCTTAGCGGCAAGCGGCGCCACGGCTGAGGAATCCAGCACGCTCAGCCCCACCGTGTTGATCGCCTCGCTCTATGTCTTCGCGCTGGCGGCTTTCCTGGGCTATCAAGTCATTTCGCGCGTGCCGCCGTTGCTGCATACGCCGCTGATGTCGGCGACCAATGCGATTTCGGCGATCTCCGTCGTCGGCTCCATCGTCACCGCTGGGGCGAAATACAACACCGTCAGCACCACGCTCGGCTTTATCGCGGTGGTTTCGGCCACGACCAACGTCGTCGGCGGTTTCATGATTACCGACCGCATGCTCAAGCTGTTCAAAGACAAGATTGGCGGCGACAGCGGCAAGGAGGCGAAGCACTGA
- a CDS encoding NAD(P)(+) transhydrogenase (Re/Si-specific) subunit beta has translation MQERYFYFIEFSYLIASLLFIYGLKALSHPKTARRGMNSAAAGMLLAIIGTLLNYKIIDYTWIWIGLLIGGLIGAAMSIWMPMTAMPQRTALSHAFGALAASLVGISEYYHHTVVLHEHLPMYKMAALGFEVLFGSLTVTGSLLAFAKLQELMRGTPITYKGQNVVNVSLFIIAALIFVYLIFNPLASTLFYVMVGLSFLFGVLLVIPIGSADMPVVMSLMNSYAGLASAATGFALGNNVLIIAGTLDGFSGFILSILMCKAMNRPITNVLFGAFGAVSQDTGPGVEGVMREVSAEDVAVQLAYARQVVFVPGYGMATAQAQHAVRELAEVLQHKGVQVKYAIHPVAGRMPGHMNVLLAEANVPYSQLYELEQINPEMQATDVCVVIGANDVVNPDARDNPKSAIAGMPIIEVDKSQNVVVLKRGKGRGFSGLENPLFFKPNTGMLYGDAKASLTKLAQEVTQA, from the coding sequence ATGCAAGAGCGTTATTTCTACTTCATCGAATTCAGCTACCTGATTGCCTCGTTGCTATTTATCTACGGCTTGAAGGCCCTGAGCCATCCCAAAACGGCGCGGCGCGGGATGAACTCTGCCGCCGCCGGGATGCTGCTGGCGATCATCGGCACGCTGCTGAATTACAAGATCATTGATTACACCTGGATTTGGATCGGCCTCTTGATCGGCGGCCTGATCGGCGCGGCGATGTCCATCTGGATGCCGATGACGGCCATGCCCCAACGGACGGCGCTCTCACACGCCTTTGGCGCTTTGGCCGCGTCGCTGGTCGGCATCTCGGAGTATTACCATCACACCGTCGTGCTGCACGAGCACCTGCCGATGTACAAGATGGCGGCGCTCGGCTTTGAAGTGCTCTTTGGCAGCCTGACCGTGACGGGCAGCTTGCTGGCCTTTGCCAAATTGCAGGAGTTGATGCGGGGCACGCCGATTACCTACAAGGGGCAGAACGTCGTCAACGTTAGCTTGTTTATCATCGCGGCGCTGATCTTCGTCTATCTGATCTTCAATCCGCTGGCGAGCACGCTCTTTTATGTGATGGTCGGGCTATCGTTCCTGTTCGGGGTGCTGCTGGTCATCCCGATTGGCTCGGCGGATATGCCGGTCGTAATGTCGCTGATGAACTCATACGCGGGACTGGCCTCGGCGGCCACGGGTTTTGCGCTGGGCAACAACGTGCTGATTATCGCGGGTACGCTCGACGGCTTCTCCGGTTTCATTCTCTCGATCCTGATGTGCAAAGCGATGAACCGCCCGATCACCAACGTGCTCTTTGGCGCATTTGGCGCTGTTTCACAAGACACCGGCCCGGGCGTCGAAGGTGTCATGCGCGAAGTCAGCGCCGAAGACGTCGCGGTGCAATTGGCCTACGCGCGCCAAGTTGTTTTCGTGCCCGGCTACGGGATGGCTACGGCGCAAGCGCAACACGCCGTGCGCGAATTGGCCGAGGTCTTGCAGCACAAAGGCGTGCAGGTCAAATACGCGATTCACCCCGTGGCGGGCCGCATGCCCGGCCACATGAACGTGCTGTTGGCCGAAGCCAATGTGCCCTATTCGCAGCTTTACGAACTGGAGCAGATCAACCCCGAAATGCAGGCGACCGATGTGTGCGTCGTCATCGGCGCGAACGACGTGGTCAATCCCGACGCGCGCGACAATCCGAAAAGCGCCATCGCCGGGATGCCGATCATTGAGGTTGATAAGTCCCAGAATGTGGTTGTGCTCAAGCGCGGCAAGGGGCGCGGCTTCTCCGGTCTGGAAAACCCGCTGTTTTTCAAGCCGAACACCGGAATGCTTTACGGTGACGCCAAAGCTTCGCTGACGAAGCTGGCGCAGGAAGTAACACAAGCTTAA
- a CDS encoding ankyrin repeat domain-containing protein, with the protein MIQPAALQKPERLFWSSGRGTDVWEMFCACISGDLATVKRLVAKDPALVRCHYEYRTPLSFAARENQVEIAAYLLEQGAAPFGVGGDLIQVAQERGYVEMEQLLACQYAALFGASEQGEAVAAAIRERDLVQMRKLLDDAPALLHAGDKFSNQPIHWAAMTRQLDLIDELLARGADINARRGDGARPLQLTNGDYHYRGWRDVPADWPATPDDVYQHLVARGAAVDIGMAAAKGDLARVRELLAQDPALANRVADYNSYYIGSGAPLKNAAAGGHLEVVKLLLEYGADPNLPEEGIAPQGHALHSAVCHGHYEIVKLLLEHGAYPNVEVESSADTLSAALGQAGYWMARNQPLVDLLCSYGAARPVHLLAHCNDLQTAAAVFAANPALADDTDALGSAAGHEDFIRLLLRYQPALPQRRAVGGGTREITELLFQHGMNPNQPSWLRITPLHYFAEAGDLQNAAIFIERGADVNAREEEFCSTPLGWAARCGKLHMVELLLRHGAKLSLPDDPGWATPLAWATQRGHEEIVRLLAEYAQTGKLPAHKLAEYEAVARDFVAAYQAGDTEALQRISVRFQLHRPPALEDFRKGVRERLGARRKAEQSDAELSLADAQFLVARMHGCENWEQLAHRGDS; encoded by the coding sequence ATGATCCAACCCGCAGCGTTGCAGAAACCGGAACGCCTGTTTTGGTCGTCCGGCAGGGGCACGGATGTATGGGAAATGTTCTGCGCTTGCATCAGCGGGGATTTGGCAACGGTCAAAAGGCTGGTGGCCAAAGACCCGGCGCTGGTGCGCTGCCATTACGAATACCGCACACCGCTCTCGTTTGCCGCACGGGAAAATCAGGTCGAGATTGCGGCGTATTTGCTGGAACAGGGCGCGGCTCCCTTCGGCGTCGGCGGCGATCTGATTCAGGTGGCGCAGGAACGCGGCTACGTTGAAATGGAGCAGTTGCTGGCGTGCCAATACGCCGCGCTGTTCGGCGCTTCGGAGCAAGGAGAGGCGGTGGCCGCCGCCATTCGTGAACGCGATCTCGTGCAGATGCGCAAGCTGCTCGACGACGCGCCCGCTTTGCTGCACGCCGGAGACAAATTTTCCAATCAACCGATTCATTGGGCGGCGATGACGCGGCAACTTGATCTGATTGACGAATTGCTGGCGCGCGGCGCGGACATCAACGCGCGGCGTGGCGATGGCGCACGTCCGTTGCAACTCACCAACGGCGATTATCACTATCGCGGCTGGCGCGATGTGCCAGCGGATTGGCCAGCCACACCGGACGATGTTTATCAGCATCTGGTGGCGCGTGGCGCGGCGGTGGACATCGGGATGGCTGCGGCGAAGGGTGATTTGGCCCGCGTGCGGGAATTGCTGGCACAAGACCCGGCGTTGGCGAATCGCGTGGCCGACTATAACTCTTACTACATCGGCAGCGGCGCGCCCCTCAAAAACGCCGCTGCCGGCGGCCATCTCGAAGTCGTCAAGTTGCTGCTTGAATACGGCGCAGACCCGAACCTGCCCGAAGAAGGCATCGCGCCGCAGGGTCACGCTTTGCACTCAGCGGTCTGCCACGGCCATTACGAAATCGTCAAACTGCTGTTGGAGCACGGCGCTTATCCCAATGTCGAAGTCGAGAGTTCCGCCGACACGCTGAGCGCGGCGCTCGGCCAGGCGGGCTATTGGATGGCGCGCAATCAACCGCTGGTGGATTTGCTCTGTTCGTATGGGGCGGCGCGTCCGGTGCATCTGCTGGCGCATTGCAATGACCTGCAAACGGCGGCAGCGGTTTTCGCGGCCAATCCGGCGCTGGCTGACGATACGGACGCGCTGGGCAGCGCGGCGGGGCACGAAGATTTTATTCGTTTGCTGCTGCGTTACCAGCCCGCTCTGCCGCAACGCCGTGCCGTCGGCGGCGGGACGCGCGAGATCACCGAGTTGCTGTTTCAACACGGCATGAATCCGAACCAGCCGAGTTGGTTGCGCATCACGCCGCTGCATTACTTCGCCGAAGCGGGCGACTTGCAAAACGCGGCGATATTTATCGAGCGCGGCGCGGATGTGAATGCGCGCGAAGAAGAATTCTGCTCGACGCCGCTGGGTTGGGCGGCGCGCTGCGGCAAGCTGCACATGGTCGAATTGCTCTTGCGGCACGGGGCCAAGCTGAGCCTGCCCGATGATCCAGGTTGGGCCACACCGCTGGCCTGGGCGACACAGCGCGGACACGAGGAGATCGTGCGGTTGCTGGCGGAATACGCCCAGACCGGCAAGCTGCCGGCGCACAAGCTGGCAGAGTACGAAGCCGTCGCGCGCGATTTTGTCGCGGCTTACCAGGCGGGCGATACCGAGGCGTTACAGCGCATCAGCGTGCGCTTTCAGCTTCACCGTCCGCCCGCGCTCGAAGACTTTCGGAAAGGCGTGCGGGAACGATTAGGGGCACGTAGGAAAGCCGAGCAATCTGATGCGGAGCTTTCTTTGGCGGACGCTCAATTCCTCGTCGCGCGAATGCATGGCTGCGAGAACTGGGAACAGTTGGCGCACCGTGGTGATAGCTAA
- a CDS encoding alpha-amylase: MSFSADQLQIKRPASIREVELPRRQQFHPSPTDWRNEVLYFLLPDRFSDGQEAGRPLLDRNNIQAARPANFRWDHWAQSGGERWQGGTIAGITSKLGYLQKLGVTALWVGPVFKQRGHLDTYHGYGIQDFLEVDPHFGTRQDLVELVAAAHQRGMRIILDVIFNHSGHNWDYEQNQVDPPYKPWPDHYQKGLWLAADGQRTAAIAGDDAGVWPAELRADDCYTRAGKGSLAGEDIDNDRAEMKRTDFDGAFRDFNFDGSAALTDLARCFKYWIALTDCDGFRLDTLKHVPQAVARNFCGTIKEFAANLGKANFFLVGEVGGPDENAGRYLDVLELNLNATLDIGSLRTTLHQVAKGLAAPQAYFDIVGLWDPVLGSHQRSGPRHVTVLDDHDHVSGDKVRFSSDAASAHQVVAGVAIQLFSLGIPCIYYGTEQAFAGPEKSEREQYLPDYNAGNPPPDKYLREIMFGVEHPRLSGRAGLQPGATGLDPTLPAFGAFGSVGHHCFDPDFPTFARISALIALRQARPVLRYGRQYLRDIANFNQVFRTARAGELIAWSRILDDEEVLCVVNGNGSNFQGADVIVDAQLNAGSLAFMEVIHNSAQTAAGAGYTGSHPVGERLPVKTRDGAAYVEIRGIAPSEVLAITNRP; the protein is encoded by the coding sequence ATGTCCTTTAGCGCTGATCAACTACAAATAAAAAGACCCGCTAGCATCCGGGAGGTCGAGTTGCCCAGGCGGCAACAATTCCATCCCTCTCCGACCGACTGGCGGAATGAAGTGCTCTACTTCCTGTTGCCGGATCGTTTCAGTGACGGACAAGAGGCAGGCCGCCCTTTGCTCGATAGAAACAACATTCAAGCAGCCAGACCGGCCAACTTCCGCTGGGATCACTGGGCGCAATCGGGCGGCGAACGCTGGCAGGGCGGCACGATTGCCGGGATCACTTCAAAGCTGGGCTATCTGCAAAAATTGGGCGTCACCGCGCTCTGGGTCGGGCCGGTGTTTAAGCAGCGTGGGCATCTCGACACCTACCACGGCTATGGCATCCAGGATTTCCTGGAAGTTGATCCGCATTTTGGCACCCGCCAAGACTTGGTCGAATTGGTCGCAGCGGCACATCAACGCGGTATGCGCATCATCCTTGACGTCATCTTCAATCACTCCGGGCACAACTGGGACTATGAACAGAATCAGGTTGATCCGCCTTACAAGCCCTGGCCTGATCATTATCAGAAGGGCCTCTGGCTCGCTGCCGATGGACAACGGACAGCGGCCATTGCGGGGGATGATGCCGGTGTGTGGCCCGCTGAACTAAGAGCGGATGACTGCTACACGCGGGCCGGCAAAGGCAGCTTGGCCGGTGAGGACATAGACAACGACCGGGCCGAGATGAAGCGCACGGATTTTGATGGAGCCTTTCGCGACTTCAACTTCGATGGCAGCGCGGCGCTGACCGATCTGGCGCGCTGTTTCAAATACTGGATTGCGCTGACGGATTGCGACGGCTTTCGCCTGGATACGCTGAAGCACGTGCCGCAAGCAGTGGCGCGCAATTTCTGCGGCACGATCAAGGAGTTTGCCGCCAATCTGGGGAAAGCCAATTTCTTTTTGGTTGGAGAAGTCGGCGGGCCGGACGAAAACGCTGGCAGATACCTCGATGTGCTCGAACTCAATCTAAACGCCACACTGGATATTGGCTCCCTGCGCACCACGCTGCATCAAGTCGCCAAAGGATTGGCCGCGCCACAGGCGTACTTTGACATCGTCGGGCTGTGGGATCCGGTGCTCGGTTCGCATCAGCGTTCCGGCCCGCGCCACGTCACGGTGCTGGACGATCACGATCATGTCTCCGGCGACAAAGTACGGTTCTCAAGCGATGCCGCCTCTGCTCATCAGGTCGTAGCCGGCGTTGCCATTCAACTTTTCTCCCTCGGCATTCCGTGCATTTACTATGGCACTGAGCAAGCGTTTGCCGGGCCGGAAAAGAGCGAACGCGAGCAGTACCTACCTGATTACAACGCGGGGAATCCGCCGCCGGATAAATACCTGCGTGAAATTATGTTTGGGGTGGAACACCCGCGCCTGAGTGGGCGCGCCGGGCTACAGCCGGGCGCGACGGGCCTTGATCCCACTTTGCCTGCCTTTGGCGCGTTTGGCAGCGTCGGTCACCACTGCTTTGATCCCGACTTCCCCACCTTTGCGCGCATCAGCGCACTCATCGCGCTACGGCAAGCGCGTCCTGTGCTGCGATATGGGCGGCAGTATTTGCGCGACATCGCCAACTTCAATCAAGTGTTTCGTACAGCGCGCGCCGGTGAATTGATTGCCTGGTCGCGCATTCTGGACGATGAAGAAGTACTTTGCGTCGTCAACGGAAACGGCAGTAACTTCCAAGGGGCGGATGTCATTGTTGATGCGCAACTCAATGCCGGCAGCCTCGCCTTTATGGAGGTCATTCACAACTCAGCGCAAACAGCGGCTGGGGCTGGCTACACCGGCTCACATCCTGTCGGCGAACGGCTGCCGGTGAAAACCCGTGACGGAGCCGCCTATGTCGAAATCCGTGGGATCGCGCCCTCAGAGGTGCTCGCGATTACGAACAGGCCCTGA
- a CDS encoding glycosyltransferase, whose amino-acid sequence MEIRAAAKFFFEGAEKFWLKGATYGTFAPGAESDYPAPERVAQDFALMRAAGINTVRIYTAPPLYLLDEAARQGLRVIVGLAWMQHVCFLDDPKLVAQIRAQMRSEVQRYAAHPAVLAFAIGNEIPPQIVRWHGARKIEAFLKQLYNDVKAVAPTKLVTYVNFPPTDYLDLEFLDFVCFNVFLHESAAFNAYLAKLQNLAGNRPLVLTELGMDSLRHSHTEQSEFLDWQLRDAYQGGAAGACVFAWTDDWWRGGNQITDWAFGLVDAERQLKPAYHVVKARLQQIPFAPEAQPAWPKVSVVICAYNAASTIEDNLDSLTRLNYPNYEVVVVNDGSKDATRAIAERYPFKLINVPNGGLSAARNLGWRAATGEIIAYTDADTRVDPDWLSYLVQPFLTTDAVGVGGPNVVPEDDGWIAQCVARSPGGPTHVLFNDTVAEHIPGCNMAFRRAALEAIDGFDPTYTKAGDDVDICWRLQAQGWHLAFSPSALVWHHHRDSVKAYWKQQVGYGEGESFLEQRHQEKFNERGQTRWQGRIYSHLPAYRSLFKSVIYHGQWGAEAFPSIYQGGVNGWSCLPQMVEWQAGTLLALFGALFTPWCLLLAGLMFGATLWRCFVHAWETKLDNVRTAQTGAARWRHRLMIAQHRLLIAMLHYVQLWARVRGRIKGYLGESGLTPAGRRLLEDANLLGPLATLRLFFGQLETRYWDTHYTMLDAFLHSTRRLGEEALAPVRTCDGWQQEYDLHLRACRNYSLKLKVTAEDHGGMKRLFRAQISLPRRWRFVALTLSAALLGALCALSLDEPVWLLSGLAGVLAFAAVLIQVSKYGGQLVTLLETVADEHKLFALAKQKTSPVREEAAPVLEEN is encoded by the coding sequence TTGGAAATCAGAGCAGCAGCAAAATTCTTTTTTGAAGGCGCCGAAAAATTTTGGCTCAAGGGCGCGACCTACGGGACGTTTGCGCCTGGCGCAGAGAGCGACTATCCCGCGCCCGAACGTGTCGCCCAAGATTTCGCCCTGATGCGCGCGGCGGGCATCAATACGGTGCGCATTTACACCGCCCCACCGCTGTATTTGCTTGATGAAGCGGCGCGGCAGGGCTTACGCGTGATCGTTGGGCTGGCCTGGATGCAGCACGTTTGCTTTTTGGATGATCCCAAACTGGTGGCGCAAATCCGTGCGCAGATGCGCAGCGAAGTACAACGCTATGCGGCGCACCCGGCGGTGCTGGCTTTTGCCATCGGCAACGAAATTCCGCCGCAAATTGTGCGCTGGCACGGCGCGCGCAAAATCGAAGCCTTTCTCAAACAGCTTTACAACGATGTCAAAGCTGTCGCGCCGACGAAGCTGGTCACTTACGTCAACTTCCCGCCGACCGATTATCTCGATCTCGAATTTCTCGACTTCGTTTGCTTCAACGTGTTCTTGCACGAGTCGGCAGCCTTCAATGCTTATCTGGCGAAGTTGCAAAATCTGGCGGGCAACCGCCCGCTAGTACTGACCGAACTGGGCATGGACAGTTTGCGCCACAGCCACACCGAGCAATCCGAATTTCTCGACTGGCAATTGCGCGACGCCTATCAAGGCGGCGCGGCGGGCGCGTGCGTCTTTGCCTGGACGGATGATTGGTGGCGCGGCGGCAATCAAATCACCGATTGGGCCTTCGGATTGGTAGATGCCGAGCGCCAGTTGAAACCGGCGTATCACGTTGTCAAAGCGCGCTTGCAACAGATTCCGTTTGCGCCTGAAGCGCAACCGGCGTGGCCGAAAGTTTCGGTGGTCATTTGCGCCTACAACGCGGCCAGCACCATCGAAGACAATCTGGATTCGCTGACCCGGCTCAACTATCCCAACTACGAAGTCGTCGTCGTCAACGACGGTTCCAAGGACGCAACGCGGGCGATTGCCGAACGCTATCCGTTCAAACTCATCAACGTTCCGAACGGCGGCCTGAGCGCGGCCCGCAATCTAGGCTGGCGCGCGGCGACGGGCGAAATCATCGCCTACACCGACGCCGACACGCGCGTTGATCCCGATTGGCTTTCCTATCTGGTGCAGCCCTTCCTGACGACCGATGCCGTCGGCGTGGGCGGCCCGAACGTCGTGCCCGAAGATGACGGCTGGATTGCGCAATGCGTGGCGCGCAGCCCCGGCGGCCCGACGCACGTGTTGTTCAACGACACCGTGGCCGAACATATTCCGGGTTGCAACATGGCCTTTCGGCGCGCCGCCCTCGAAGCGATTGATGGCTTCGATCCGACCTACACCAAAGCCGGCGATGACGTAGATATTTGCTGGCGCTTGCAAGCGCAAGGCTGGCATCTCGCGTTCAGCCCGTCCGCGCTGGTCTGGCATCATCACCGCGATTCGGTGAAAGCGTACTGGAAACAGCAAGTCGGTTATGGCGAAGGCGAAAGCTTCCTCGAACAGCGCCATCAAGAGAAATTCAACGAACGCGGACAGACGCGCTGGCAGGGGCGGATTTACAGCCACTTGCCCGCCTATCGTTCGCTGTTCAAGTCGGTGATCTATCACGGACAGTGGGGCGCCGAAGCCTTCCCCTCGATTTATCAGGGCGGCGTGAACGGCTGGTCTTGCCTGCCGCAGATGGTCGAATGGCAAGCGGGCACGTTGCTGGCGTTGTTCGGCGCGTTGTTTACGCCGTGGTGTTTATTGCTTGCCGGGTTGATGTTCGGCGCGACGCTCTGGCGCTGCTTTGTCCACGCTTGGGAAACCAAGCTGGATAATGTGCGCACGGCACAAACGGGCGCGGCGCGCTGGCGGCATCGGCTGATGATTGCTCAGCACCGGCTGTTAATAGCAATGCTGCATTACGTGCAACTCTGGGCGCGCGTGCGCGGACGCATCAAAGGCTATCTCGGTGAAAGCGGTTTGACGCCCGCCGGTCGGCGCTTGCTCGAAGACGCCAACTTGTTAGGGCCGCTGGCGACGCTGCGGCTGTTCTTCGGCCAACTCGAAACACGTTACTGGGACACGCATTACACGATGCTGGATGCGTTTTTGCATTCCACACGCCGTCTCGGCGAAGAAGCGCTGGCGCCCGTGCGCACCTGTGACGGCTGGCAACAAGAGTATGACTTGCACCTGCGCGCCTGCCGCAACTATTCGCTCAAGCTGAAAGTCACCGCCGAAGATCACGGCGGCATGAAACGCCTGTTCCGCGCGCAAATCAGTTTGCCGCGCCGCTGGCGCTTTGTGGCGCTGACGCTGAGCGCCGCTTTGTTGGGTGCCTTGTGTGCGCTCTCTTTAGACGAACCGGTTTGGTTGCTGAGCGGTTTGGCAGGTGTGTTGGCATTTGCCGCCGTGTTGATCCAGGTCAGCAAGTACGGCGGCCAGTTGGTGACGCTGCTCGAAACCGTGGCCGATGAGCACAAGCTCTTTGCACTGGCTAAACAAAAGACCAGCCCTGTGCGTGAAGAAGCCGCGCCGGTGTTAGAGGAGAACTAG